From one Caldithrix abyssi DSM 13497 genomic stretch:
- the lgt gene encoding prolipoprotein diacylglyceryl transferase: MFHWNVDPEIFSYGIIHIRYYSLLFMAGFVVGIYMFNWIYKRENKPLQDLDTLLVYMLVGTIVGARLGHCIFYDFTYYFSQPIRILKVWEGGLASHGAAIGILLALYLYTKKRPDQPFLWLVDRIVIAVALAGSFIRLGNFFNSEIIGRPTDVPWAVIFDRVDAIPRHPTQIYEALAYFLIFLFLFFKYKKLGAKTPQGHLFGLFLILVFGFRFFVEFLKENQSAFEAQLPLNMGQILSIPLVIFGFYLLLRQQKQKSGSGNGKKE, encoded by the coding sequence ATGTTTCACTGGAACGTAGATCCGGAAATATTTAGTTACGGAATAATCCATATTCGCTACTACAGTTTGCTGTTTATGGCCGGCTTTGTGGTTGGCATTTACATGTTCAACTGGATTTACAAACGCGAAAACAAGCCGTTACAGGATCTGGATACGCTATTGGTTTACATGTTGGTGGGTACGATTGTGGGCGCCCGGCTGGGCCACTGCATTTTTTACGATTTTACCTATTATTTCAGTCAGCCCATTCGTATTTTAAAGGTCTGGGAGGGCGGTTTGGCCAGCCACGGCGCGGCCATTGGTATTTTGCTGGCCCTTTACCTGTACACTAAAAAGCGGCCGGATCAACCGTTTTTGTGGCTGGTCGATCGCATCGTTATTGCCGTTGCTCTGGCTGGCAGTTTTATCCGCCTGGGGAATTTCTTTAATTCGGAGATTATCGGTCGGCCGACCGACGTGCCGTGGGCCGTTATTTTTGACCGGGTTGACGCCATTCCCCGCCATCCGACGCAGATTTATGAAGCTCTGGCCTATTTTTTGATCTTTCTTTTTCTCTTTTTTAAATACAAGAAATTGGGAGCAAAAACACCGCAGGGACACCTGTTTGGCCTGTTCTTAATTCTGGTTTTTGGATTCAGATTTTTTGTGGAATTTCTAAAAGAAAACCAGTCGGCATTTGAAGCGCAACTCCCTTTGAATATGGGGCAAATTTTGAGCATCCCGCTGGTCATTTTCGGGTTTTATCTGTTGTTGCGTCAGCAAAAACAAAAATCCGGATCAGGGAACGGTAAAAAGGAATGA
- a CDS encoding MBL fold metallo-hydrolase, giving the protein MLNQVKLTILSENRVVSPQLVAEQGLSIFVETPEGNVLFDTGQTEAFIHNARILNISLEKTDFVVLSHGHYDHTGGLPYLAEFKSPLPVICHPALINKKYRVYSAGNLDIGVPWEKNVLARKGIVFHFHTHPYQIFTNVWFSGEVPRNNQYETIDEAYKQRVLESLIHDELHDDGFLVINTAKGVIVLLGCGHAGPVNSLKHAMRITGNRHVYALIGGMHLSSADEEKIDLIIKNIHKINPDLIVPLHCTGFKAIHKFFNTFKDRVQLLNVGDQITVS; this is encoded by the coding sequence ATGTTAAACCAAGTTAAACTGACTATTCTCAGTGAAAACCGGGTGGTTAGCCCGCAACTGGTCGCCGAGCAAGGACTTTCTATTTTTGTCGAAACCCCGGAAGGAAATGTATTATTCGATACGGGTCAGACAGAGGCTTTTATTCACAATGCCAGAATTTTGAATATTTCACTGGAAAAGACGGATTTTGTGGTGCTGAGCCACGGCCATTACGATCACACAGGCGGGTTGCCTTACCTGGCCGAATTTAAAAGCCCGCTACCGGTTATTTGTCACCCGGCGCTTATTAACAAAAAATATCGCGTCTATTCTGCCGGCAATCTGGATATTGGCGTTCCGTGGGAAAAGAACGTTTTAGCGCGCAAGGGCATTGTGTTTCACTTTCATACCCACCCTTATCAAATTTTTACAAATGTCTGGTTCTCTGGCGAAGTTCCGCGCAATAATCAATACGAAACCATCGACGAGGCCTACAAGCAACGAGTGCTGGAAAGTTTAATCCATGATGAACTCCATGATGACGGGTTTTTAGTCATTAATACCGCCAAAGGGGTTATTGTTTTATTGGGTTGCGGCCATGCCGGGCCGGTAAATTCGTTAAAACACGCCATGCGCATTACGGGCAACCGCCATGTGTACGCCCTGATTGGCGGAATGCATCTGAGCTCGGCCGATGAAGAAAAAATCGATTTGATCATTAAAAACATCCACAAAATCAATCCGGATCTGATTGTTCCGCTGCACTGCACGGGCTTTAAAGCAATCCACAAATTTTTTAATACTTTTAAAGACAGAGTACAATTACTAAATGTTGGCGATCAGATTACGGTGTCCTGA
- a CDS encoding deoxycytidylate deaminase → MDKSLYKRPSWDEYFMHLVDEVAQRATCDRGKSGAIIVRDKRILCTGYVGSPPGFAHCDEVGHLLKKVIDEDGTIRQHCVRTIHAEQNAIAQAARYGIPLEGTTLYCTMEPCRVCAMLIISVGIKKVVAKRRYHAGQETRDLFKKAGIELIVMENKIETYENQ, encoded by the coding sequence ATGGACAAATCTTTGTACAAGCGTCCAAGCTGGGATGAGTACTTTATGCATCTGGTAGATGAAGTGGCTCAGCGCGCCACCTGCGATCGCGGTAAAAGCGGGGCCATTATCGTACGCGACAAGCGCATTTTGTGTACCGGCTATGTGGGTTCGCCTCCGGGATTTGCGCATTGTGATGAGGTGGGCCATCTGCTAAAAAAAGTGATTGACGAAGACGGCACCATCCGCCAGCATTGTGTGCGTACCATTCATGCCGAGCAGAACGCCATTGCTCAGGCCGCGCGTTACGGCATTCCGCTGGAAGGCACCACTCTGTATTGTACCATGGAGCCCTGCCGCGTTTGCGCTATGTTAATTATTAGCGTGGGGATTAAAAAAGTGGTGGCTAAACGGCGCTACCATGCCGGGCAAGAGACCAGAGACCTCTTTAAAAAAGCGGGCATTGAGTTGATCGTTATGGAAAACAAGATCGAAACGTATGAAAATCAATAA
- a CDS encoding YaiI/YqxD family protein — MKIWVDADACPRPVKEIIYRAANRLKIKTIFVSNQPLKIPSSDFLSFKHVAGGLDVADGYIVEEMAEGDMVITADIPLAARVIEKQGFALNPRGQLYTKENIGYFLSIRNFMDDLRSSGLNGTGPPPLSQKDRQNFANQLDQFLQKHLQR; from the coding sequence ATGAAAATTTGGGTTGATGCAGACGCCTGCCCCAGGCCGGTGAAGGAAATCATTTACAGGGCCGCCAATCGCCTCAAAATCAAAACGATTTTTGTTTCCAATCAACCGTTAAAAATCCCGAGCTCCGACTTCCTCTCTTTTAAACATGTTGCCGGCGGCCTGGATGTGGCCGATGGTTACATTGTGGAAGAAATGGCTGAAGGAGATATGGTAATCACGGCGGATATTCCGCTGGCAGCCAGAGTCATCGAAAAACAAGGCTTTGCCTTAAATCCCCGGGGCCAATTGTACACAAAAGAAAATATTGGCTATTTTTTATCGATACGAAATTTTATGGATGATTTGAGAAGTAGCGGTTTAAATGGCACGGGGCCGCCTCCGTTAAGTCAAAAAGACCGTCAAAACTTTGCCAACCAGTTAGACCAGTTCCTTCAAAAGCACCTTCAAAGATAA